Proteins from a single region of Aythya fuligula isolate bAytFul2 chromosome 3, bAytFul2.pri, whole genome shotgun sequence:
- the MTFR2 gene encoding mitochondrial fission regulator 2, protein MALLLQLLRRLLAHLGWPPGQIAAVWRKKEYGPTRSVVRRLGTMLSLEPYPRPYFQLVQDPCPPDYDERSTAPVAPSLADVLWVAHDEGQVFARFRTELWRKEKSTAYHDLHPSTDSIPSVPKNSIQKDSLVDRAALQKISALEDELTFLRAQIATIVAAHTLGNIPSQAFKTFSIPDGSYPVPAMTSTPLSVSHNHFVIPSPPPLPSGAPSAVDASNSAIELIKQRRAARNSALTAADAADHQRTKNVPSMMDVLKDLNKVQLRATERSPGGTPLSKPKKRLSSDWDPVAILTHALKQKFAHKFEDNDDSLDKENRSFDSSPFSSPEIPLVGRCSLKSSANSSLVRTDEVKVSTWKVRAHI, encoded by the exons AtggcgctgctgctgcagctcctgcggCGGCTGCTGGCGCACCTGGGCTGGCCGCCGGGGCAG ATCGCAGCGGTGTGGCGAAAGAAGGAGTACGGCCCCACGCGGAGCGTGGTCCGGAGGCTTGGCACGATGCTTTCCCTAGAGCCCTACCCCAGGCCTTATTTCCAA CTTGTTCAAGACCCGTGTCCTCCAGATTATGATGAGCGAAGCACAGCTCCCGTAGCTCCATCGCTTGCTGATGTCTTGTGGGTGGCACATGATGAGGGGCAAGTATTTGCTAGATTCAG gACTGaattatggagaaaagaaaaaagtacagcTTATCATGACTTACATCCATCTACAGATTCTATACCAAGTGTTCCAAAAAACAGTATACAGAAAGACAGTCTTGTTGATCGAgcagcacttcagaaaatttCTGCGCTTGAAGATGAGCTGACTTTTCTTCGTGCTCAGATTGCCACTATTGTTGCAGCACATACCCTGGGAAACATTCCATCGC AAGCCTTTAAAACATTCAGCATTCCAGATGGGTCTTACCCAGTGCCAGCCATGACTTCTACGCCATTGTCCGTCTCTCACAATCACTTTGTAATTCCCTCGCCGCCTCCGCTCCCTTCTGGTGCACCATCTGCTGTTGATGCTAGTAACTCAGCGATTGAACTCATCAAACAACGCCGTGCTGCAAGAAACAGTGCTTTGACTGCAGCTGATGCTGCTGATCACCAGAGGACAAAGAACGTTCCTAGTATGATGGATGTTTTGAAAGACCTAAACAAAGTTCAGTTGCGTGCTACTGAGAG gTCGCCTGGAGGCACTCCTCTTTCTAAACCCAAAAAAAGGCTAAGTTCAGATTGGGATCCAGTTGCTATACTGACTCATgcactaaaacaaaaatttgcaCATAAATTTGAAGACAATGATGATTCACTGGACAAAGAAAATAGATCCTTTGATAGCTCCCCGTTTTCTAGTCCAGAGATCCCACTG GTTGGACGTTGCAGCCTGAAATCAAGTGCAAATTCTAGCCTCGTGAGAACTGATGAAGTTAAAGTATCAACGTGGAAAGTGAGAGCTCATATTTAA